A part of Halobaculum sp. MBLA0143 genomic DNA contains:
- a CDS encoding NtaA/DmoA family FMN-dependent monooxygenase (This protein belongs to a clade of FMN-dependent monooxygenases, within a broader family of flavin-dependent oxidoreductases, the luciferase-like monooxygenase (LMM) family, some of whose members use coenzyme F420 rather than FMN.) yields the protein MFDLFAYVNCSHSPTVEDAWRLPDHEMADGYRNLSFWTDLATTLDGAFAGLFFADAYNVADRYRDSVAPTVRRGEQFPENDPLPLLSALAGATESLGLVTTASASLYPPYLLAKKLSTLDDLTDGRVGWNVVTSAGRLEFENVLDGRIPHDERYDRAAEFLTVVRSLWEDSWDDDAVVRDAAGGTYADPEGVSFVDHEGEYFDVPGPHMTQPTPQRTPVIFQAGQSDRGRAFAARNAEALFSFSLSRTGFADYAADVRERAADAGRDPNDLRLYPAITPYVAETAADAERERDRVLDVIEPETGLVRLSNHLDHDYSQYDTDEPLEAIDADGIRGALRAFLADDREWTVGEAAVRYARYPTAEFVGTPASVADELEQWGEAGADGFVVTAPVVPGGLEAVVDLLVPELRDRGLVPRYGNETLRERLLDRPADDPAPPRR from the coding sequence GTGTTCGATCTGTTCGCCTACGTCAACTGTAGCCACTCGCCGACGGTCGAGGACGCCTGGCGGCTGCCGGACCACGAGATGGCCGACGGCTACCGGAACCTCTCCTTTTGGACCGACCTGGCGACGACCCTGGACGGCGCCTTCGCCGGGCTGTTCTTCGCGGACGCGTACAACGTCGCCGACCGCTACCGCGACAGCGTCGCGCCGACGGTCAGACGCGGTGAGCAGTTCCCCGAGAACGACCCGTTGCCGTTGCTGTCGGCGTTGGCGGGCGCGACGGAGTCTCTGGGGCTCGTCACCACCGCATCCGCGTCGCTGTACCCCCCGTACCTCCTGGCGAAGAAGCTCTCCACGCTGGACGACCTCACGGACGGCCGGGTGGGCTGGAACGTCGTCACCTCCGCCGGCAGACTGGAGTTCGAGAACGTCTTGGACGGACGCATCCCCCACGACGAGCGGTACGACCGCGCCGCGGAGTTCCTGACGGTCGTCCGGAGCCTCTGGGAGGACTCTTGGGACGACGACGCCGTCGTGCGCGACGCCGCGGGCGGCACCTACGCCGACCCGGAGGGGGTGTCGTTCGTCGACCACGAGGGGGAGTACTTCGACGTCCCCGGCCCGCACATGACACAGCCGACGCCACAGCGGACGCCCGTGATCTTCCAGGCCGGCCAGTCCGACCGCGGCCGGGCGTTCGCCGCCCGCAACGCCGAGGCGTTGTTCTCCTTCTCGTTGTCGCGGACGGGGTTCGCCGACTACGCCGCCGACGTGCGCGAACGGGCCGCCGACGCCGGCCGTGATCCGAACGACCTCCGTCTGTACCCCGCGATCACGCCGTACGTCGCCGAGACGGCCGCCGACGCCGAGCGGGAGCGCGACCGGGTCTTGGACGTGATCGAGCCGGAGACCGGGCTCGTCCGGCTGTCGAACCACCTCGACCACGACTACTCCCAGTACGACACGGACGAACCGCTCGAGGCGATCGACGCCGACGGGATCAGAGGGGCGCTCCGGGCGTTCCTCGCCGACGACCGCGAGTGGACCGTCGGCGAAGCCGCCGTCCGCTACGCCCGGTACCCCACCGCCGAGTTCGTCGGCACACCCGCGAGCGTCGCCGACGAACTGGAGCAGTGGGGGGAGGCGGGTGCCGACGGCTTCGTCGTCACCGCGCCGGTCGTCCCCGGCGGGCTCGAGGCGGTCGTCGACCTGCTCGTGCCGGAGCTGCGCGACCGTGGACTGGTCCCGAGGTACGGCAACGAGACGCTGCGAGAACGGCTGTTGGACCGCCCCGCAGACGACCCTGCGCCGCCGCGCCGGTAG
- a CDS encoding nitroreductase family protein has product MNLREAVRTRRSVHQYSDESLSRETIREIVDDARFAPSGYNLQPWEFLVLDEQSDQETLREVAYEQEHVTEAGAAVVVFGNTDPAAHAEAVFDDWLDKGYLPGEEVKQGLLENVAGMADLPEAERRVWTTRSSSLAAMTLMLAAWDRGVASCPMEGFDADGLVDAFDVPDGYEPVMLVTLGYPAEGADDVDNDRKARRSVDEITHFGSFDPVSETDVAETETTEAVEAVKADD; this is encoded by the coding sequence GTGAACCTGAGAGAGGCAGTTCGAACGCGGCGGTCGGTCCACCAGTACAGCGACGAGTCGCTGTCACGAGAGACGATCCGAGAGATCGTCGACGACGCGCGGTTCGCTCCGTCCGGGTACAACCTCCAGCCGTGGGAGTTCCTGGTGCTGGACGAGCAGTCCGACCAGGAGACGCTGCGGGAGGTGGCGTACGAGCAGGAACACGTCACGGAGGCGGGCGCGGCGGTCGTCGTGTTCGGCAACACGGACCCGGCGGCCCACGCCGAGGCCGTCTTCGACGACTGGCTGGACAAGGGGTACCTCCCCGGGGAGGAGGTCAAGCAGGGACTGCTGGAGAACGTCGCCGGAATGGCGGATCTGCCGGAGGCGGAACGGCGGGTGTGGACCACCCGGTCGTCGTCTCTGGCGGCGATGACGCTGATGCTGGCCGCCTGGGACCGCGGGGTCGCCTCCTGTCCGATGGAGGGGTTCGACGCCGACGGGCTCGTCGACGCCTTCGACGTGCCGGACGGCTACGAGCCCGTCATGCTCGTCACGCTGGGCTACCCCGCCGAGGGGGCCGACGACGTGGACAACGACCGCAAGGCGCGCCGGTCCGTCGACGAGATCACTCACTTCGGTTCGTTCGATCCCGTCTCGGAGACGGACGTCGCCGAGACGGAGACGACGGAGGCGGTGGAGGCGGTGAAGGCGGACGATTGA